In Flavobacterium sp. WV_118_3, one DNA window encodes the following:
- the folE gene encoding GTP cyclohydrolase I FolE, whose translation MINNDDLHDEMGDNHIASSAETPLRPDAFEISDEEKINAIKKDVESILNTLGLDLTDDSLKGTPNRVAKMFVKEIFGGLNPAKKPGSSTFDNKYKYGEMLVEKNITVYSTCEHHLLPIVGRAHVAYISNGTVVGLSKMNRIVDFYAKRPQVQERLTIQIVQELQRVLNTQDVACVIDAKHLCVNSRGIRDIESSTVTAEFGGKFKEDKVRREFLDYIKLNTQF comes from the coding sequence ATGATCAATAATGATGATTTGCACGACGAAATGGGTGACAATCACATCGCATCCAGCGCTGAAACACCATTACGTCCTGATGCTTTTGAAATATCCGATGAAGAAAAAATAAATGCTATCAAAAAAGACGTTGAAAGCATCTTAAATACTTTAGGTCTTGACTTAACCGACGATAGTCTGAAAGGAACACCAAACCGTGTTGCTAAAATGTTTGTTAAGGAAATTTTCGGTGGATTAAATCCTGCGAAAAAACCGGGTTCGTCTACTTTCGACAATAAATACAAATACGGCGAAATGCTGGTTGAAAAAAACATCACAGTATATTCAACCTGTGAACACCACTTATTACCTATCGTAGGTCGCGCACACGTAGCCTATATTTCCAACGGTACCGTAGTGGGATTATCCAAAATGAACCGTATTGTCGATTTTTACGCTAAAAGACCGCAGGTTCAGGAGCGTTTAACGATTCAGATTGTACAGGAATTACAACGCGTACTAAATACGCAGGATGTAGCCTGTGTTATCGATGCCAAACACCTATGCGTCAATTCACGTGGAATCCGCGATATCGAAAGTAGTACCGTTACGGCCGAATTTGGCGGAAAATTCAAAGAAGACAAGGTACGCCGCGAGTTTTTAGACTATATTAAGCTGAACACTCAATTTTAA
- the cysS gene encoding cysteine--tRNA ligase, whose translation MQLYQNQNLKIYNSLSGEKELFTPIHEGNVGMYVCGPTVYSNVHLGNCRTFISFDLIYRYLKHLGYKVRYVRNITDVGHLVDDEDDGEDKIAKKARIDQIEPMEVVQKYTVDFHQILELFNNLTPSIEPTATGHIIEQIEIIKQIIDNGFAYVVNGSVYFDVIKFNESHHYGILSGRNIDDMIANTRDLDGQSDKKNPQDFALWKNAEPQHIMRWPSPWGDGFPGWHLECTAMSTKYLGEKFDIHGGGMDLKFPHHECEIAQNEACTGHSPVNYWMHANMLTLNGKKMAKSTGNNILPRELFSGENTVLSKAFSPAVARFFILQAHYRSILDFSDEAILASEKGFNRLMEAIDALENIQPEATSTLDINNWKQTCYDAMNDDFNSPILIAQLFEAVRYINLVKDGKESLNATDLEQFKKAIKAFVFDVLGLKNEKADDAENGKLEGVINMLIGMRNEARANKNFALSDQIRDQLIALGIQLKDGKEGTSFSLN comes from the coding sequence ATGCAATTATATCAAAATCAGAATTTGAAGATTTACAATTCTCTTTCCGGGGAAAAAGAACTTTTCACTCCTATTCACGAGGGAAATGTCGGAATGTATGTTTGTGGACCAACGGTTTACAGTAATGTGCATTTGGGAAATTGTAGAACTTTTATCTCTTTTGATTTAATCTATCGTTATTTAAAGCATCTTGGCTACAAAGTGCGCTATGTACGCAATATTACCGATGTTGGACATTTGGTGGACGACGAAGATGATGGCGAAGACAAAATCGCTAAAAAAGCACGTATCGACCAGATCGAACCAATGGAGGTCGTACAAAAATATACAGTGGATTTTCACCAGATTCTGGAGCTTTTCAACAACCTGACACCTAGCATCGAACCAACAGCCACCGGGCATATTATCGAACAGATTGAGATTATCAAACAGATTATCGACAACGGCTTTGCCTATGTGGTAAACGGTTCTGTTTATTTTGACGTGATTAAATTCAACGAATCACACCACTACGGAATTTTAAGTGGTCGTAATATCGATGATATGATTGCTAACACCCGCGACCTTGATGGTCAGTCGGATAAAAAGAACCCGCAGGATTTTGCCTTATGGAAAAATGCCGAACCGCAACACATCATGCGTTGGCCTTCACCATGGGGCGATGGTTTTCCGGGATGGCATTTGGAATGTACCGCTATGAGTACCAAATATCTGGGCGAAAAATTCGATATTCACGGTGGTGGAATGGATTTAAAATTCCCACACCACGAATGTGAAATTGCTCAAAACGAAGCCTGTACAGGTCATTCGCCGGTAAATTATTGGATGCACGCCAATATGCTTACATTAAACGGTAAAAAAATGGCAAAATCGACCGGAAACAACATTCTTCCAAGAGAATTATTTTCAGGCGAAAACACGGTTTTAAGCAAAGCTTTTTCACCAGCCGTAGCCCGTTTCTTTATTCTTCAGGCGCATTACAGAAGTATCCTTGATTTTTCGGACGAAGCAATATTAGCATCCGAAAAAGGTTTTAACCGACTAATGGAAGCGATCGACGCGTTGGAAAACATCCAACCGGAAGCGACGTCCACTTTAGACATCAATAATTGGAAACAGACTTGTTATGACGCCATGAACGACGATTTTAACAGTCCGATCCTGATCGCACAGCTTTTTGAAGCCGTTCGCTATATCAACTTAGTAAAAGACGGTAAAGAAAGTTTAAACGCTACCGATCTGGAGCAATTTAAAAAAGCAATCAAAGCCTTTGTTTTTGACGTTTTAGGTCTGAAAAATGAAAAAGCAGATGATGCCGAAAACGGAAAACTGGAAGGCGTTATCAACATGTTGATTGGTATGCGAAACGAAGCCAGAGCCAATAAAAACTTTGCCCTATCCGATCAGATCCGGGATCAGTTAATTGCTTTGGGCATTCAATTAAAAGACGGAAAAGAAGGTACTTCCTTCTCGCTAAACTAA
- the yidD gene encoding membrane protein insertion efficiency factor YidD: protein MTIRKILITPFIWIIRFYQVAISPFTPSVCRYSPTCSQYSLEALQKHGLFKGSWLAAKRIISCNPWGGKGYDPVP, encoded by the coding sequence ATGACCATTCGAAAAATACTCATCACGCCTTTTATCTGGATCATCCGTTTTTATCAGGTGGCGATCTCCCCTTTTACACCCTCAGTTTGCCGTTATTCACCTACCTGTTCGCAATATTCGCTCGAAGCTTTGCAAAAACACGGACTCTTTAAAGGGAGCTGGCTGGCTGCAAAAAGAATTATCAGCTGCAATCCCTGGGGCGGAAAAGGTTACGATCCTGTTCCGTGA
- the lgt gene encoding prolipoprotein diacylglyceryl transferase, protein MTHALQFVWNPSHGIDLGFFTVRYYSLMFVIAFGLGWYIMKHIYERENIPIEKLDSLFIYTVFATLIGARLGHVFFYDWDYFKDHKLEILLPFRFEPHFEFTGFAGLASHGAAIAIILVMYYYSKKIIHKPILWILDRIIIPVTCGGIFVRLGNFFNSEIVGHETASSMGIRFIQDKYTPGEAMRLTNINNATEAYKAIESNPQFAPLLENVIPKHPAQLYEAFGYIFVFLILFFLYWKTNVREKLGFLFGLFLVLLWTVRFIVEYVKESQGGFENELGLFSTGQWLSIPFIIVGLILLIRAKKQDPIA, encoded by the coding sequence ATGACACACGCTTTACAATTCGTCTGGAATCCTTCACACGGAATTGATTTAGGCTTTTTTACCGTTCGCTATTACAGTCTGATGTTTGTAATCGCCTTTGGATTAGGATGGTATATTATGAAACATATCTACGAAAGAGAAAATATTCCAATCGAAAAACTGGACTCTCTTTTTATTTATACCGTATTCGCAACTTTAATCGGTGCCCGACTGGGACATGTATTTTTCTACGATTGGGATTATTTTAAAGATCACAAACTGGAAATTTTACTACCATTCCGCTTTGAACCGCATTTCGAATTTACCGGATTCGCCGGATTGGCCAGCCACGGTGCTGCTATTGCCATCATCCTGGTAATGTACTACTACAGCAAAAAAATCATCCACAAACCAATATTATGGATTTTAGACCGTATTATTATTCCGGTTACCTGTGGTGGTATTTTTGTTCGTTTGGGTAACTTTTTTAATTCCGAAATCGTAGGACACGAAACAGCATCTTCAATGGGAATCCGCTTTATTCAGGACAAATATACACCGGGTGAAGCCATGCGATTAACCAATATCAACAATGCTACCGAAGCCTATAAAGCCATCGAAAGCAATCCGCAATTTGCGCCGCTTTTGGAAAATGTAATCCCAAAACACCCGGCACAGTTATACGAAGCATTCGGCTATATTTTTGTATTCCTGATCCTGTTCTTCTTATACTGGAAAACAAACGTACGTGAGAAGTTAGGCTTCCTATTCGGTTTGTTCTTAGTATTACTTTGGACGGTACGTTTTATTGTAGAATACGTAAAAGAAAGTCAAGGTGGTTTCGAAAACGAATTAGGACTATTCTCAACCGGTCAGTGGTTAAGTATTCCATTTATCATTGTAGGTCTTATTCTATTGATCCGCGCTAAAAAACAAGATCCTATTGCATAA
- the rho gene encoding transcription termination factor Rho produces the protein MFDISVLKEMKLAELQEIAKIAKINKYRNLKKDELIYQILDHQATNPEVVKPALKEETPAAEGKVKRARIAKPQRETKKESNPLPVAVKETNVKAEAVIAAPKEAEATPSEKNKEKATPEVTEPKKENSFTKKKDFQQKQRFTKDNNSKTPAQPQVNASQQPSRQQNQEETPTEGVTEKPQTNTNPGNSQNQNTNPNQKNKKQNFREPDYEFDGIIESEGVLEMMPDGYGFLRSSDYNYLASPDDIYLSQSQIRLFGLKTGDTVKGVVRPPKEGEKYFPLVRVLKINGHDPQVVRDRVSFEHLTPLFPEEKFKLAEKQSTISTRIIDLFSPIGKGQRGMIVAQPKTGKTMLLKDIANTIAANHPEVYLIVLLIDERPEEVTDMQRSVRGEVIASTFDEPAERHVKVANIVLEKAKRLVECGHDVVILLDSITRLARAYNTVQPASGKVLSGGVDANALQKPKRFFGAARNIENGGSLSIIATALTETGSKMDEVIFEEFKGTGNMELQLDRKIANKRIFPAIDLTSSSTRRDDLLLDEGTIQRMWIMRKYLADMNPVEAMDFINDRFKKTRNNEEFLISMND, from the coding sequence ATGTTTGATATTTCTGTATTAAAAGAAATGAAGCTCGCTGAGCTTCAAGAGATTGCGAAGATTGCTAAAATTAATAAGTATCGAAACCTAAAGAAAGACGAATTAATTTATCAGATTCTAGATCATCAGGCAACCAATCCGGAAGTTGTAAAACCGGCTTTAAAAGAAGAAACGCCTGCGGCAGAGGGTAAAGTTAAAAGAGCAAGAATAGCAAAACCACAAAGGGAAACTAAAAAAGAAAGCAATCCGCTTCCTGTTGCAGTTAAAGAGACCAATGTAAAGGCAGAAGCAGTAATTGCGGCCCCGAAAGAAGCAGAAGCGACCCCTTCAGAAAAAAACAAAGAAAAAGCAACTCCGGAAGTTACAGAACCGAAAAAGGAAAATAGCTTTACCAAGAAAAAGGATTTCCAGCAAAAACAGCGCTTTACAAAAGATAATAATTCCAAAACACCAGCGCAACCACAGGTAAATGCATCCCAGCAACCATCCCGCCAGCAAAATCAGGAAGAAACCCCGACAGAGGGCGTAACCGAAAAACCACAAACCAACACCAATCCGGGGAATTCCCAAAATCAGAATACCAATCCAAACCAGAAAAACAAAAAGCAAAATTTCAGAGAACCGGATTATGAGTTCGACGGAATTATTGAAAGTGAAGGTGTATTGGAAATGATGCCGGATGGATACGGTTTTTTACGTTCTTCGGATTATAATTACCTGGCTTCACCGGATGATATTTACTTATCGCAATCCCAGATCCGTCTGTTTGGATTGAAAACGGGAGATACGGTAAAAGGAGTAGTGCGTCCGCCAAAAGAAGGGGAGAAATATTTCCCATTGGTACGCGTATTAAAAATTAACGGACATGATCCTCAGGTGGTTCGTGATCGTGTTTCTTTTGAGCATTTGACGCCTTTATTCCCGGAAGAAAAATTCAAATTGGCAGAAAAGCAAAGTACAATTTCAACGCGTATTATCGATTTGTTTTCACCAATCGGAAAAGGACAGCGTGGTATGATCGTGGCGCAGCCTAAGACGGGTAAAACCATGCTTTTAAAAGATATTGCCAATACCATTGCGGCCAATCATCCGGAAGTATACCTGATTGTATTGCTTATTGACGAACGACCGGAAGAGGTTACCGACATGCAGCGAAGTGTACGTGGAGAGGTAATCGCCTCGACTTTTGATGAGCCGGCAGAGCGTCATGTAAAAGTGGCTAATATTGTCTTGGAAAAAGCAAAACGTCTGGTAGAATGCGGACATGATGTGGTGATTCTTTTGGATTCGATTACACGTCTGGCACGAGCCTACAATACGGTTCAACCGGCATCTGGTAAGGTGTTGAGTGGAGGTGTCGATGCCAATGCACTTCAGAAACCAAAACGTTTCTTCGGAGCGGCCCGTAATATCGAAAACGGAGGTTCTTTGAGTATCATTGCTACGGCATTAACCGAAACCGGTTCTAAAATGGATGAAGTGATCTTCGAAGAATTTAAAGGTACCGGTAATATGGAACTTCAATTGGATAGAAAGATTGCCAACAAACGTATTTTCCCGGCTATCGATCTGACATCATCCAGTACGCGTCGCGATGACTTGTTGTTGGATGAAGGAACGATTCAGCGTATGTGGATCATGCGTAAATACCTGGCCGATATGAACCCGGTAGAAGCGATGGATTTTATCAACGACCGATTTAAGAAAACCCGAAATAACGAAGAGTTCCTGATTTCGATGAATGACTAA
- a CDS encoding DUF4293 domain-containing protein, producing MLQRIQTVYLFIAFVFSGILPFVFPLWTNPAGEKVFFMTNLVYVSLFGLSTTLSLISIFSYKNRQNQFVMNRLNMISNVILLGLFVYRSLNLSGETQVSEKGIGMFLPIVSIVFLVLANKAIKKDEDLVKSVDRLR from the coding sequence ATGTTACAACGAATTCAAACCGTTTACCTTTTTATCGCTTTTGTCTTCTCGGGAATACTACCTTTTGTTTTTCCGCTTTGGACAAATCCTGCCGGTGAAAAAGTATTTTTCATGACCAATCTGGTTTATGTATCCCTTTTCGGTTTAAGTACAACACTTTCGTTGATTAGTATCTTTAGTTATAAAAACAGACAAAACCAGTTTGTAATGAACCGGTTAAATATGATATCAAACGTTATATTACTAGGATTATTTGTGTATCGCTCACTAAATTTATCTGGAGAAACGCAAGTTTCTGAGAAAGGTATTGGGATGTTTCTTCCTATTGTTTCTATCGTTTTTTTGGTCTTAGCCAATAAAGCCATCAAGAAGGATGAAGATCTTGTAAAATCTGTAGACCGATTACGATAA
- a CDS encoding response regulator transcription factor yields MNNKIRIHLADDHLVLIEGILAVLKTNKNFEVVGYSLNGSELLDKIYTQSVDVLVIDINMPCKDGIEVLKEFTQKGFPCHVIVLSSYDDVKLIKEVIQLGAKGYLTKQCASENIVDAITCVSKGEEYYSKAIREKIFLSFTGIGNDKSIDNSDLLLLITDRELEILKLISKEYSGKEISEALFISTNTVETHRKNLIKKLNVKNTIGLVKFAIRNNLINQ; encoded by the coding sequence ATGAATAACAAAATACGTATTCACCTTGCCGATGACCATCTGGTGCTAATCGAAGGAATTCTTGCTGTTTTAAAAACAAACAAGAATTTCGAGGTCGTTGGCTATTCCCTTAACGGAAGCGAATTATTGGATAAAATCTATACCCAGTCGGTCGATGTCTTGGTTATCGATATTAACATGCCTTGCAAAGACGGTATTGAAGTCTTAAAAGAGTTTACTCAAAAAGGGTTTCCCTGCCATGTAATTGTTTTATCGAGTTATGACGATGTAAAACTAATCAAGGAAGTAATTCAACTGGGCGCCAAAGGCTACCTTACCAAGCAATGTGCCAGCGAAAACATTGTGGACGCCATCACTTGTGTAAGCAAAGGCGAAGAATATTATTCCAAAGCCATTCGGGAAAAAATATTCCTGTCTTTTACCGGAATCGGAAACGATAAATCGATCGACAACAGCGATCTGTTACTTTTAATAACCGACCGGGAACTTGAGATCTTAAAACTAATCTCCAAAGAATATAGCGGCAAAGAAATCAGCGAAGCACTTTTTATCAGTACCAATACCGTTGAAACACACCGCAAAAACCTGATTAAAAAACTGAACGTAAAAAATACCATAGGACTTGTAAAATTTGCGATACGTAATAATTTAATCAACCAATAA
- a CDS encoding ATP-binding protein: MGSDSTNYYMERHQELKALRYLQRESELLYHDKNYTELCHKSIHKAQIYTQLKDYSKATKILFNALQIAEKEKLLLQEAIILKHIGICFEQTKNIKQAIYYLRRSEKSAYAQENDTLSAWAQQGLFKIFTEKNNLDSARFYMKRILHIAKNNGTNHQKYIGYSNFAAYYLKTKEYETAKKYLDTTLLYAKASHNLNSLNNTRNNIAYYYLEVEKNYKKAEKLFLEILASKPNDTISLSTSDTYLNLSYVYEKMNDFRKANIYLNKYIDNTEALFNERVSSELRDTETKYKIYKIEDNYKTKEQLLKDKEARNKKLLYIFITLFAFCSILFYFFYQNMRLKQKNKLKDVNNKIQQNIINATIDGQEFERKRIAGILHDSISALLSSASLHLMAYETTHLDESSPELIKTRAIIKEAHDKIRDLSHTLIPPVLEKLGLLSALQDLCEKNSNTLIQFEFTNHIAKESRYNSEFEMKMYFIVAELLNNIIKHSQASKAFISVEQNNKQLFINVEDNGAGFDTKKTEHKEGFGLTQIKARIRSMKGSITINSKPNTGTLIYIKVELPD, translated from the coding sequence ATGGGCAGCGACTCGACCAACTATTATATGGAGCGTCATCAGGAACTAAAAGCGCTGCGATACCTGCAACGGGAATCGGAGCTACTATACCATGATAAAAATTATACCGAGCTCTGTCATAAAAGCATACACAAAGCGCAGATCTATACGCAACTGAAAGATTATTCCAAAGCAACAAAAATACTGTTTAACGCACTTCAGATTGCCGAAAAAGAAAAGTTGCTTTTACAGGAAGCCATCATATTAAAGCATATCGGGATTTGTTTTGAACAAACTAAAAACATTAAACAAGCCATATATTATCTCCGAAGAAGTGAAAAGAGTGCTTATGCTCAGGAAAATGACACCTTATCGGCCTGGGCACAACAAGGTCTTTTTAAAATTTTTACCGAAAAAAACAATCTGGACAGTGCTCGTTTTTACATGAAGCGCATTTTACACATTGCCAAAAATAACGGTACCAATCATCAGAAATATATTGGCTACAGCAATTTTGCCGCCTATTATCTTAAAACAAAAGAATACGAAACAGCCAAAAAATACCTGGATACTACATTGCTATACGCCAAGGCTTCGCACAATTTGAATAGCCTGAACAATACCCGTAATAATATCGCCTACTATTATCTGGAAGTTGAAAAGAATTATAAAAAAGCGGAAAAACTGTTTTTAGAAATTCTCGCATCAAAACCAAATGATACCATTTCCCTGTCGACTTCCGACACCTATCTGAATCTGTCGTATGTCTACGAAAAGATGAACGACTTTCGGAAGGCGAATATTTATCTGAACAAATACATCGATAATACAGAAGCATTGTTTAACGAAAGGGTGAGTTCGGAATTACGGGATACAGAAACAAAATACAAGATTTACAAAATAGAAGACAATTACAAAACCAAAGAACAACTACTCAAAGACAAAGAAGCCCGTAACAAAAAGCTCCTTTATATTTTTATTACGTTGTTTGCGTTTTGTAGTATTCTCTTCTATTTCTTTTACCAGAACATGCGCCTGAAACAAAAAAACAAGCTTAAAGATGTGAATAATAAAATCCAGCAAAATATTATCAATGCGACCATCGACGGGCAGGAGTTCGAACGAAAACGAATTGCCGGCATTCTCCACGATAGTATCAGTGCACTTCTATCGTCGGCGAGTTTGCATTTAATGGCCTATGAAACCACCCATCTGGACGAATCGTCACCTGAGCTGATCAAAACGAGAGCCATTATCAAGGAAGCGCACGATAAAATCCGTGATCTGTCACATACATTAATTCCGCCTGTATTGGAAAAACTAGGCCTTTTGTCGGCTTTACAGGATTTATGCGAAAAAAATTCCAATACCCTGATCCAGTTTGAATTCACCAATCATATCGCAAAAGAGAGCCGTTATAACAGTGAATTCGAAATGAAGATGTATTTTATCGTAGCCGAATTACTCAACAACATCATCAAACACAGTCAGGCGTCAAAAGCTTTTATTTCGGTCGAACAAAACAACAAGCAGCTTTTTATTAATGTGGAAGACAATGGCGCTGGTTTTGACACCAAAAAAACCGAACACAAGGAAGGTTTTGGTCTCACTCAGATCAAAGCCCGGATACGAAGTATGAAAGGAAGCATCACAATCAATTCCAAACCGAATACCGGAACCTTAATCTATATAAAAGTAGAGCTCCCGGATTAG
- a CDS encoding metallophosphoesterase family protein, which yields MKKILLLSDTHSHMDATILKYVDQADEVWHAGDIGDLSVTDAIKERKPLRAVYGNIDDGKARLEFPLHNRFFCEGVDVWITHIGGYPGKYNPAIRTEIKTNPPKLFICGHSHILKVQFDKELNLLHMNPGAAGTHGFHQMRTMLRFEIDGEKIQKLEVIELGKRG from the coding sequence GTGAAAAAGATTTTACTGCTTTCGGATACGCACAGCCATATGGATGCGACCATTTTAAAATATGTAGACCAGGCCGACGAAGTATGGCATGCCGGTGATATCGGAGATTTGTCGGTTACCGATGCGATAAAAGAGCGCAAACCGTTGCGTGCCGTTTATGGGAATATTGATGATGGAAAAGCCCGACTGGAGTTTCCGTTACACAACCGTTTTTTCTGCGAAGGTGTAGACGTTTGGATTACGCATATTGGTGGTTATCCGGGAAAATACAATCCGGCGATCCGTACGGAAATCAAAACCAATCCTCCGAAATTATTTATTTGCGGGCATTCACATATTTTAAAAGTACAATTCGATAAAGAACTGAATTTGTTACATATGAATCCCGGAGCAGCCGGAACCCATGGATTTCACCAGATGCGTACAATGTTGCGATTTGAAATCGACGGTGAAAAAATTCAGAAACTGGAAGTTATTGAACTCGGAAAAAGAGGCTAA
- the truA gene encoding tRNA pseudouridine(38-40) synthase TruA has translation MRYFIEFAYNGKNYHGWQYQPDAISVQETLNKALSLLLKQEIELVGAGRTDTGVHARQMYAHFDFDQILDSDRWVQKLNSFLPKDIAVYRFIPLHDEAHARFDATGRTYEYHIHLFKDPFENEGSWFHFHPLNVEAMNQASQLLFDYTDFECFSKVHTDVRTFNCTITEAYWQQNGTKLVFTISADRFLRNMVRAIVGTLIKIGLGKTTLDEFRQIIESKNRSRAGFSVPAHGLYLTRVVYPYIQERHSL, from the coding sequence TTGAGGTATTTCATAGAATTCGCTTATAACGGAAAGAATTATCATGGCTGGCAGTATCAGCCGGATGCCATATCGGTTCAGGAAACGTTAAATAAGGCTTTATCGCTTTTATTGAAACAGGAGATCGAACTTGTTGGAGCCGGAAGAACCGATACCGGTGTGCACGCGCGGCAAATGTATGCCCATTTTGATTTTGACCAAATTTTGGATTCGGATCGCTGGGTACAAAAATTAAATTCGTTTTTACCGAAAGATATCGCCGTTTACCGCTTTATCCCACTACATGACGAAGCCCATGCCCGTTTCGACGCCACTGGCAGAACCTACGAATACCATATTCATCTTTTTAAAGATCCCTTTGAAAACGAAGGTAGCTGGTTCCATTTCCATCCATTAAACGTGGAAGCCATGAATCAAGCATCGCAATTGCTGTTTGACTATACCGACTTCGAGTGCTTTTCGAAAGTACATACCGATGTGCGTACTTTTAACTGCACTATCACCGAGGCGTATTGGCAACAAAACGGTACAAAATTAGTTTTTACCATTAGTGCCGACCGCTTTTTGCGAAATATGGTCCGCGCCATAGTGGGAACTTTAATTAAAATTGGACTTGGAAAAACAACACTGGACGAATTCCGACAAATTATCGAAAGTAAAAACCGTAGTAGAGCCGGCTTTTCCGTTCCGGCACATGGACTTTACCTCACCCGGGTTGTTTATCCCTATATACAAGAGCGCCATTCCCTATGA